In one window of Streptomyces roseofulvus DNA:
- a CDS encoding phage holin family protein, producing the protein MSDPFDGTERSLGQLVASATAEMSALVHDEIALAKAELRQDVKRGAIGSGAAIAAAVVLLFSLPMLSFALAYAINTWTGGHNGNGGWNLVWCFLLSFAFNVIVAGLLGLIAVSKFKKVKPPEKSIASAKQTAAIMQNVKPHPRPAGVPAAEVTMAKAQSVARSSV; encoded by the coding sequence ATGAGCGACCCGTTCGACGGAACCGAGCGCAGCCTCGGCCAGCTGGTCGCCTCGGCGACCGCCGAGATGTCCGCACTGGTGCACGACGAGATCGCCCTGGCCAAGGCCGAGCTCCGGCAGGACGTGAAGCGCGGCGCGATCGGCAGCGGCGCGGCCATCGCCGCCGCCGTGGTGCTGCTGTTCTCGCTGCCGATGCTGAGCTTCGCGCTCGCGTACGCCATCAACACCTGGACCGGCGGGCACAACGGCAACGGCGGCTGGAACCTCGTCTGGTGCTTCCTGCTGTCCTTCGCCTTCAACGTGATCGTCGCGGGCCTCCTCGGCCTGATCGCGGTCTCGAAGTTCAAGAAGGTCAAGCCGCCGGAGAAGTCCATCGCCTCCGCCAAGCAGACCGCCGCGATCATGCAGAACGTGAAGCCGCACCCCCGTCCGGCGGGTGTCCCGGCCGCCGAGGTGACGATGGCCAAGGCGCAGTCTGTGGCACGCTCGTCCGTATGA
- a CDS encoding alpha/beta hydrolase has translation MTLPESSTPGGGPVRLDGPWTHRDVAANGARFHIAEMGDGPLVLLLHGFPQFWWTWRHQLPALAEAGFRAVAMDLRGVGGSDRTPRGYDPANLALDITGVVRSLGEPDAALVGHDLGGYLAWTAAVMRPKLVRRLVVSSMPHPRRWRSAMLSDFAQSRAGSHIWGFQRPWLPERQLVADDAELVGRLIREWSGPRPADEEAVEAYRRAMLVPSTAHCSIEPYRWLVRSLARPDGIQFNRRMKRPVRVPTLHLHGSLDPVMRTRSAAGSGEYVEAPYRWRLFDGLGHFPHEEDPVAFTTELVNWLRDPEPDR, from the coding sequence ATGACCCTCCCCGAGAGCAGCACCCCCGGCGGCGGGCCCGTTCGCCTCGACGGTCCGTGGACCCACCGTGACGTCGCGGCCAACGGCGCCCGCTTCCACATCGCCGAGATGGGCGACGGCCCCCTGGTGCTGCTGCTGCACGGCTTCCCGCAGTTCTGGTGGACCTGGCGCCACCAGCTGCCGGCGCTCGCCGAGGCCGGCTTCCGGGCGGTCGCGATGGACCTGCGCGGGGTCGGCGGCAGCGACCGCACCCCGCGCGGTTACGACCCCGCCAACCTGGCCCTCGACATCACCGGGGTGGTCCGCTCGCTCGGCGAGCCGGACGCCGCGCTCGTCGGCCACGACCTGGGCGGCTACCTCGCCTGGACGGCCGCCGTGATGCGGCCCAAGCTGGTCCGCCGGCTGGTGGTCTCCTCGATGCCGCACCCGCGCCGCTGGCGGTCGGCGATGCTCTCCGACTTCGCCCAGTCCCGGGCCGGTTCGCACATCTGGGGCTTTCAGCGGCCGTGGCTGCCGGAGCGTCAGCTGGTCGCCGACGACGCCGAGCTGGTGGGGCGTCTGATCCGGGAGTGGTCGGGCCCGCGCCCGGCCGACGAGGAGGCGGTCGAGGCGTACCGGCGGGCGATGCTCGTCCCCTCGACCGCGCACTGCTCGATCGAGCCGTACCGCTGGCTGGTCCGCTCGCTGGCCCGCCCGGACGGCATCCAGTTCAACCGGCGCATGAAGCGGCCGGTCCGGGTGCCGACGCTGCACCTGCACGGCTCGCTGGACCCGGTGATGCGGACCCGCAGCGCGGCCGGTTCGGGCGAGTACGTGGAGGCCCCGTACCGCTGGCGGCTCTTCGACGGCCTCGGGCACTTCCCGCACGAGGAGGACCCCGTCGCCTTCACCACGGAGCTGGTGAACTGGCTGAGGGACCCCGAGCCCGACCGCTGA
- a CDS encoding MarP family serine protease: MNVLDILLLLAAVWFAIIGYRQGFVVGVLSVIGFLGGGLVAMWLLPILWDRLTDESEVTTTVTVIFVMAVIVSASVGQALTTHLGNKLRRHITWSPARALDATGGALVNVVAMLLVAWLIGSALAGTSLPTLGKEVRGSKVLQGVTRVMPDQVGVWFADFSSTLARSGFPQVFSPFANEPITEVLPPDPALAGSPVATLAQRSIVKVVGTAPSCGKVLEGTGFVFSERRVMTNAHVVGGVDEPTVQIGGEGRLYDAKVVLYDWERDIAVLDVPDLRATPLRFTEEVARSGDDAIVAGFPENGSYDVRSARVRGRITADGPDIYHRGEVRREVYSLYTTVRQGNSGGPLLTEDGTVSGVIFARSRDDADTGYALTVEEIREDIERGRIANQQVDTDGCAL, translated from the coding sequence GTGAACGTGCTGGACATCCTGCTGCTGCTCGCGGCCGTGTGGTTCGCGATCATCGGCTATCGCCAGGGCTTCGTGGTCGGCGTCCTCTCGGTGATCGGCTTCCTCGGCGGCGGGCTGGTCGCCATGTGGCTGCTGCCGATCCTGTGGGACCGGCTCACCGACGAGAGCGAGGTCACCACCACCGTCACGGTGATCTTCGTGATGGCGGTCATCGTCTCCGCCTCCGTCGGCCAGGCGCTCACCACCCACCTCGGCAACAAGCTCCGCCGCCACATCACCTGGTCCCCGGCCCGCGCCCTCGACGCCACCGGCGGCGCGCTGGTCAACGTGGTCGCCATGCTCCTGGTGGCCTGGCTGATCGGCTCGGCGCTGGCCGGCACCTCGCTGCCCACCCTGGGCAAGGAGGTCCGCGGCTCCAAGGTGCTCCAGGGCGTCACCCGGGTGATGCCCGACCAGGTCGGCGTCTGGTTCGCCGACTTCAGCTCCACCCTCGCCCGCAGCGGCTTCCCGCAGGTCTTCAGCCCCTTCGCCAACGAGCCCATCACCGAGGTCCTGCCCCCGGACCCGGCGCTCGCCGGCAGCCCCGTCGCGACCCTCGCCCAGCGCTCCATCGTCAAGGTCGTCGGCACCGCCCCGAGCTGCGGCAAGGTCCTGGAGGGCACCGGCTTCGTCTTCTCCGAGCGCCGGGTCATGACCAACGCGCACGTGGTCGGCGGCGTCGACGAGCCCACCGTGCAGATCGGCGGCGAGGGCCGGCTCTACGACGCCAAGGTCGTCCTCTACGACTGGGAGCGCGACATCGCCGTCCTCGACGTGCCGGACCTCCGGGCCACCCCGCTGCGCTTCACCGAGGAGGTGGCGCGCAGCGGCGACGACGCCATCGTCGCCGGCTTCCCCGAGAACGGCTCGTACGACGTCCGCTCGGCCCGCGTCCGCGGCCGGATCACCGCCGACGGCCCCGACATCTACCACCGGGGCGAGGTGCGCAGGGAGGTCTACTCGCTGTACACCACGGTCCGCCAGGGCAACTCCGGCGGACCGCTCCTCACCGAGGACGGCACCGTCTCGGGCGTGATCTTCGCCCGCTCCCGCGACGACGCCGACACGGGGTACGCGCTGACGGTCGAGGAGATCCGCGAGGACATCGAGCGCGGCCGTATCGCGAACCAGCAGGTGGACACCGACGGCTGCGCGCTCTGA
- a CDS encoding CoA pyrophosphatase has translation MTRTDEEIYGPGTGGLLDRDGLPDWLAPVDRAARSVAPEQLSRFLPPPDGAGRQSAVLVLFGEGERGPELLLMERAGSLRSHAGQPSFPGGALDPEDGDPADGGLLRAALREAREETGLDPAGVQLFGVLPRLYIPVSGFVVTPVLGWWREPSPVGVVDPAETARVFTVPVADLTDPANRATAVHPAGHAGPAFLVSSALVWGFTAGVIDRLLHFAGWERPWDTARKVPLDWRS, from the coding sequence ATGACGCGCACGGACGAAGAGATCTACGGCCCCGGCACCGGCGGCCTGCTGGACCGGGACGGACTGCCCGACTGGCTGGCGCCGGTCGACCGGGCCGCGCGCTCGGTCGCGCCCGAGCAGCTGAGCCGCTTCCTGCCGCCCCCGGACGGCGCCGGCCGCCAGTCCGCCGTCCTGGTCCTCTTCGGCGAGGGCGAGCGCGGCCCCGAGCTGCTCCTCATGGAGCGGGCCGGCAGCCTCCGCTCGCACGCCGGGCAGCCCTCCTTCCCCGGCGGCGCCCTCGACCCCGAGGACGGCGACCCGGCCGACGGCGGGCTGCTGCGGGCCGCCCTGCGCGAGGCCCGGGAGGAGACCGGCCTCGACCCGGCCGGCGTCCAGCTCTTCGGCGTCCTGCCCCGGCTCTACATCCCGGTCAGCGGCTTCGTCGTCACCCCGGTCCTCGGCTGGTGGCGCGAGCCCAGCCCGGTCGGGGTCGTCGACCCCGCCGAGACCGCCCGGGTCTTCACGGTCCCCGTGGCGGATCTCACGGACCCCGCCAACCGCGCCACCGCCGTCCACCCGGCCGGCCACGCGGGCCCCGCCTTCCTCGTCTCGTCCGCTCTGGTCTGGGGTTTCACCGCCGGAGTGATCGACCGGCTGCTGCACTTCGCCGGCTGGGAGCGCCCCTGGGACACCGCCCGGAAGGTCCCGCTCGACTGGCGGTCATGA
- the nth gene encoding endonuclease III, whose amino-acid sequence MGERGVSKRSKGTDREDSPLRATAKRTPSANPAESAAKAPAEVPAKVPAKATGKAAGKTPAKATKAARAAESAGRTPAKVPAKATGKAGGKAPAKATKAAQSAESAVAKAPAAAKRAAAKKAPAKKATAKAPAKTVAPAKPAASARGFASESRLGMVRRARKINRELAEVFPYAHPELDFRNPFELLVATVLSAQTTDLRVNQTTPALFAQYPTPEDLAAAVPEEVEELIRPTGFFRAKTKSIMGLAAALRDDFGGEVPGRLEDLVKLPGVGRKTAFVVLGNAFGVPGITVDTHFMRLARRWRWTASDDPVKIEAEVAEIFPKSDWTMLSHRVIFHGRRICHARKPACGACPITHLCPAYGEGETDPEKAAKLLKYEKGGYPGQRLNPPADYPGRPAPPAPGVAPGAVQTPSGAE is encoded by the coding sequence GTGGGCGAACGCGGCGTGTCGAAGCGGTCGAAAGGTACGGATCGGGAGGATTCGCCCCTACGGGCGACGGCCAAGAGGACGCCGTCGGCGAACCCCGCCGAGAGCGCGGCCAAGGCCCCCGCCGAGGTCCCCGCCAAGGTCCCCGCCAAGGCGACCGGCAAGGCCGCGGGCAAGACTCCCGCCAAGGCCACGAAGGCCGCCCGGGCCGCCGAGAGCGCGGGCAGAACCCCCGCCAAGGTCCCCGCCAAGGCGACCGGCAAGGCCGGGGGCAAGGCTCCCGCCAAGGCCACGAAGGCCGCCCAGTCCGCCGAGAGCGCTGTCGCCAAGGCTCCCGCCGCCGCTAAGAGAGCCGCCGCGAAGAAGGCACCCGCGAAGAAGGCCACCGCGAAGGCCCCCGCCAAGACGGTCGCGCCCGCGAAGCCCGCCGCCTCCGCCCGGGGCTTCGCGTCCGAGTCTCGGCTCGGGATGGTGCGGCGGGCGCGGAAGATCAACCGGGAGCTCGCGGAGGTGTTCCCGTACGCCCATCCGGAGCTCGACTTCCGCAACCCCTTCGAGCTGCTGGTCGCCACCGTCCTCTCCGCGCAGACCACCGACCTGCGGGTCAACCAGACGACCCCCGCGCTCTTCGCGCAGTACCCGACCCCCGAGGACCTGGCCGCCGCCGTCCCCGAGGAGGTCGAGGAGCTCATCCGCCCCACCGGCTTCTTCCGCGCCAAGACCAAGTCGATCATGGGCCTGGCCGCGGCCCTCAGGGACGACTTCGGCGGCGAGGTCCCCGGCCGCCTGGAGGACCTGGTCAAGCTCCCCGGCGTCGGCCGCAAGACCGCCTTCGTCGTCCTCGGCAACGCCTTCGGCGTCCCCGGGATCACCGTCGACACCCACTTCATGCGGCTCGCCCGCCGCTGGCGGTGGACCGCCTCCGACGACCCGGTCAAGATCGAGGCCGAGGTCGCCGAGATCTTCCCGAAGAGCGACTGGACGATGCTCTCGCACCGGGTGATCTTCCACGGCCGCCGCATCTGCCACGCCCGCAAGCCCGCCTGCGGCGCCTGCCCCATCACCCACCTCTGCCCCGCCTACGGAGAGGGCGAGACCGACCCCGAGAAGGCCGCCAAGCTGCTCAAGTACGAGAAGGGCGGCTACCCCGGCCAGCGGCTCAACCCGCCTGCCGACTACCCCGGCCGCCCCGCCCCGCCCGCGCCCGGCGTGGCCCCGGGCGCCGTCCAGACCCCCTCCGGGGCCGAGTGA
- a CDS encoding Crp/Fnr family transcriptional regulator, protein MDDVLRRAPLFAALDDEQAAELRASMSEVTLARGDALFHEGDPGDRLYVVTEGKVKLHRTSPDGRENMLAVLGPGELIGELSLFDPGPRTATATALTEVKLLGLGHGDLQPWLNARPEVAGALLRAVARRLRKTNDQMSDLVFSDVPGRVARALLDLSRRFGVQSEEGIHVVHDLTQEELAQLVGASRETVNKALADFAQRGWLRLEARAVILLDVERLAKRSR, encoded by the coding sequence GTGGACGACGTTCTGCGGCGCGCCCCGCTCTTCGCGGCGCTCGATGACGAGCAGGCCGCCGAGCTGCGCGCCTCGATGAGTGAGGTGACGCTCGCCCGTGGCGACGCGCTCTTCCACGAGGGCGACCCCGGCGACCGCCTGTACGTGGTCACCGAGGGCAAGGTGAAGCTGCACCGCACCTCCCCCGACGGGCGGGAGAACATGCTCGCCGTCCTCGGCCCCGGCGAGCTCATCGGCGAGCTGTCCCTCTTCGACCCGGGCCCGCGCACCGCGACCGCGACGGCGCTGACCGAGGTCAAGCTGCTCGGCCTGGGCCACGGCGACCTCCAGCCCTGGCTGAACGCCCGTCCCGAGGTGGCCGGCGCGCTGCTGCGGGCCGTCGCCCGCCGGCTGCGCAAGACCAACGACCAGATGTCCGACCTGGTCTTCTCCGACGTGCCGGGCCGCGTCGCCCGCGCGCTCCTCGACCTGTCGCGCCGCTTCGGCGTGCAGTCGGAGGAGGGCATCCACGTCGTCCACGACCTCACCCAGGAGGAGCTGGCCCAGCTGGTCGGCGCCTCCCGCGAGACCGTGAACAAGGCGCTCGCCGACTTCGCCCAGCGCGGCTGGCTCCGCCTGGAGGCCCGCGCCGTGATCCTGCTGGACGTGGAGCGCCTCGCGAAGCGCTCGCGGTAG
- a CDS encoding prohibitin family protein, with the protein MFVIAILLVIAAVVLWFVGRSQDSTGWKLGAAGALVAGVFSVIVSMTYVISAYEVGVPVAFGKVGSPMTSGMHVKSPFTDVTTFSTRPVDLNLSDKDVVEVRSSQGGVMYAEVTVKWAVVPSKAVELYKLAGSEDAIQQRLVYPDSREIVRNVFARYTSEQGYASDREKINAEIAKLITERLEPRGIVVTTVNLRNVRPSDALQGQIDRKIQQQQATERALEAARTAKAESDRRRIEAEGIARANKILNDSLTDKVLANQCIDAFKEAAAKNPVYAVPCGSGGSAPVIVDGSKR; encoded by the coding sequence ATGTTCGTCATAGCCATCCTGCTGGTGATCGCCGCGGTGGTGCTCTGGTTCGTCGGCCGGTCGCAGGACTCGACCGGCTGGAAGCTGGGCGCCGCCGGCGCGCTGGTCGCCGGCGTCTTCTCGGTGATCGTGAGCATGACGTACGTGATCAGCGCGTACGAGGTCGGCGTGCCGGTCGCCTTCGGCAAGGTCGGGTCGCCGATGACCTCCGGCATGCACGTGAAGTCGCCGTTCACCGACGTCACCACCTTCTCCACCCGCCCGGTCGACCTCAACCTCTCCGACAAGGACGTGGTCGAGGTCCGCTCCTCGCAGGGCGGCGTCATGTACGCCGAGGTCACGGTGAAGTGGGCCGTCGTCCCGTCGAAGGCCGTCGAGCTCTACAAGCTCGCGGGCAGCGAGGACGCCATCCAGCAGCGGCTGGTCTACCCGGACAGCCGTGAGATCGTCCGGAACGTCTTCGCCCGCTACACCAGCGAGCAGGGGTACGCCTCCGACCGCGAGAAGATCAACGCCGAGATCGCGAAGCTCATCACCGAGCGCCTGGAGCCGCGCGGCATCGTCGTCACCACGGTCAACCTGCGCAACGTGCGGCCCTCGGACGCCCTCCAGGGCCAGATCGACCGCAAGATCCAGCAGCAGCAGGCCACCGAGCGCGCCCTGGAGGCGGCCCGTACCGCCAAGGCCGAGTCGGACCGGCGCCGGATCGAGGCGGAGGGCATCGCCCGCGCCAACAAGATCCTCAACGACTCGCTGACCGACAAGGTCCTGGCGAACCAGTGCATCGACGCCTTCAAGGAGGCGGCGGCGAAGAACCCGGTCTACGCGGTGCCGTGCGGCTCCGGCGGCTCCGCCCCGGTGATCGTGGACGGCAGCAAGCGCTGA
- a CDS encoding MBL fold metallo-hydrolase: MTDAAALPGQPRGLVTSGPATERAVNVLAPNPSAMTLDGTNTWLLSEPGSDLAVAVDPGPLDEGHLRHVIDTAEKLGKRIALTLLTHGHPDHAEGAGRFAELTGTAVRALDPALRLGDEGLGEGDVVTVGGLELRVVPTPGHTSDSLSFHLPADRAVLTGDTILGRGTTMVAHPDGRLGDYLDSLRRLRSLTVDDGVHTVLPGHGPVLEDAQGAVDHYLAHRAARLAQVESAVEAGHRTAPEVVAHVYADVHRSLWPAAELSVRAQLEYLRERGLI, translated from the coding sequence GTGACCGACGCCGCCGCCCTGCCGGGACAGCCGCGCGGGCTCGTCACCTCCGGCCCGGCGACCGAGCGGGCCGTGAACGTGCTCGCGCCCAACCCGTCCGCGATGACCCTCGACGGCACCAACACCTGGCTGCTCTCCGAGCCCGGCTCCGACCTGGCCGTCGCCGTCGACCCCGGCCCGCTCGACGAGGGCCACCTCCGGCACGTGATCGACACCGCCGAGAAGCTGGGCAAGCGGATCGCGCTGACCCTGCTGACGCACGGTCACCCGGACCACGCCGAGGGCGCGGGCCGCTTCGCCGAGCTGACCGGCACGGCCGTCCGCGCGCTCGACCCGGCGCTCCGCCTCGGCGACGAGGGCCTGGGCGAGGGCGACGTGGTCACGGTCGGCGGCCTGGAGCTGCGGGTGGTGCCGACGCCCGGCCACACCTCCGACTCGCTCTCCTTCCACCTCCCGGCCGACCGCGCGGTGCTCACCGGCGACACGATCCTGGGGCGGGGGACGACGATGGTCGCGCACCCGGACGGGCGGCTGGGCGACTACCTGGACTCGCTGCGGCGGCTGCGCTCGCTGACCGTCGACGACGGAGTCCACACCGTCCTGCCGGGCCACGGGCCGGTCCTGGAGGACGCCCAGGGGGCCGTGGACCACTACCTGGCCCACCGGGCGGCCCGGCTCGCGCAGGTGGAGTCGGCGGTCGAGGCGGGCCACCGCACGGCGCCGGAGGTCGTGGCGCACGTCTACGCGGACGTGCACCGCTCTCTGTGGCCGGCGGCGGAGCTCTCCGTACGGGCGCAGCTGGAGTATCTCCGGGAGCGCGGCCTGATCTGA
- a CDS encoding NUDIX hydrolase encodes MSNGQWYPPEWPDRIRALAAGELVPVTPRRAATVLLLRDAADGPEVHMLRRRASMAFAGGAYAYPGGGVDPRDEQPVRWAGPPLEEWADRLGLDDPAQAQAVVCAAVRETFEEAGVLLAGETPDSVVGDTTGEDWERDRAALVARELAFADFLDRRGLALRSDLLGAWARWITPEFEQRRYDTWFFVAVLPEGQRTRDVSGEADRTVWIRPADAAAGYDRGELTMMPPTIATLRSVQPCSTAAEALAAAGKQSLTPVLAQARVEGDQVVLTWPGHDEFTKRVEGGTP; translated from the coding sequence ATGTCGAATGGTCAGTGGTACCCGCCGGAATGGCCCGACCGCATCCGCGCCCTCGCCGCCGGCGAGCTGGTGCCGGTGACGCCCCGGCGCGCCGCCACCGTGCTCCTGCTGCGCGACGCGGCCGACGGACCCGAGGTCCACATGCTGCGCCGCCGCGCCTCCATGGCCTTCGCGGGCGGCGCGTACGCCTACCCCGGCGGCGGCGTCGACCCGCGCGACGAGCAGCCCGTGCGCTGGGCCGGGCCGCCGCTGGAGGAGTGGGCGGACCGACTGGGGCTCGACGACCCCGCGCAGGCGCAGGCCGTGGTGTGCGCGGCCGTCCGGGAGACCTTCGAGGAGGCGGGCGTGCTGCTCGCCGGCGAGACCCCGGACAGCGTCGTCGGCGACACCACCGGCGAGGACTGGGAGCGCGACCGGGCGGCGCTGGTCGCCCGCGAGCTGGCCTTCGCCGACTTCCTCGACCGGCGCGGGCTCGCGCTCCGCTCGGACCTGCTCGGCGCGTGGGCGCGCTGGATCACCCCCGAGTTCGAGCAGCGCCGGTACGACACCTGGTTCTTCGTGGCCGTCCTCCCGGAGGGGCAGCGGACCCGGGACGTCTCCGGGGAGGCCGACCGCACGGTCTGGATCCGCCCGGCCGACGCCGCGGCCGGCTACGACCGGGGCGAGCTGACGATGATGCCGCCGACGATCGCGACCCTGCGGTCCGTCCAGCCGTGCTCCACGGCCGCGGAGGCGCTGGCGGCGGCCGGGAAGCAGTCCCTGACGCCGGTGCTGGCGCAGGCGCGCGTGGAGGGCGACCAGGTGGTGCTGACCTGGCCCGGCCACGACGAGTTCACCAAGCGGGTCGAGGGAGGCACCCCGTGA
- a CDS encoding RidA family protein — MSGAVEARIAELGLKLPEVVPPLAAYQPAVQSGVYVYTSGQLPMVEGKLPVTGKVGAEVTAEEAKALAATCALNALAAVKSVAGDLDRIKRVVKVVGFVASAADFTGQPGVINGASELLGEILGDKGVHARSAVGVTVLPLDAPVEVEVQVELTEA; from the coding sequence GTGAGCGGGGCCGTCGAGGCGCGGATCGCCGAGCTGGGCCTGAAGCTGCCCGAGGTCGTCCCGCCGCTCGCCGCCTACCAGCCGGCCGTGCAGTCCGGCGTCTACGTCTACACCTCGGGCCAGCTCCCGATGGTGGAGGGCAAGCTTCCGGTGACCGGCAAGGTCGGCGCCGAGGTGACCGCCGAGGAGGCCAAGGCGCTCGCCGCCACCTGCGCGCTGAACGCGCTCGCGGCCGTGAAGTCCGTCGCCGGTGACCTCGACCGCATCAAGCGCGTCGTGAAGGTCGTCGGCTTCGTCGCCTCCGCCGCCGACTTCACCGGCCAGCCGGGCGTGATCAACGGCGCCAGCGAGCTGCTCGGCGAGATCCTCGGCGACAAGGGCGTGCACGCCCGCAGCGCCGTCGGCGTCACCGTCCTCCCGCTCGACGCCCCCGTCGAGGTCGAGGTCCAGGTCGAGCTGACCGAGGCCTGA
- a CDS encoding DUF4177 domain-containing protein, with amino-acid sequence MTKWEYVTVPLLVHATKQILDNWGQDGWELVQVVPGPNPEQLVAYMKRPQS; translated from the coding sequence ATGACCAAGTGGGAGTACGTCACGGTGCCGCTTCTGGTGCACGCGACCAAGCAGATTCTCGACAACTGGGGCCAGGACGGCTGGGAGCTCGTCCAGGTCGTGCCCGGGCCCAACCCGGAGCAGCTGGTGGCCTACATGAAGCGGCCGCAGTCGTGA
- a CDS encoding ArsA family ATPase, with product MSRLQVVSGKGGTGKTTVAAALALALATEGKRTLLVEVEGRQGIAQLFETEALPYEERKIAVAPGGGEVYALAIDAERALLDYLQMFYKLGGAGRALKKLGAIDFATTIAPGVRDVLLTGKACEAVRRRDRDGRPVYDHVVMDAPPTGRVTRFLNVNDEVAGLARIGPIHNQAQAVMGVLKSPETAVHLVTLLEEMPVQETADGVAELRAAGLPVGRVVVNMLRPQVLDEAAVRAASGDRREAIARTLASAGVAGGAGLVEPLLDQAAEHARRVELERAQRAVLDGVGVPAYELPYLGDGADIAGLYRLAKELRRQGVGAA from the coding sequence GTGAGCAGGCTCCAGGTCGTCAGCGGCAAGGGCGGTACCGGTAAGACGACGGTCGCCGCCGCCCTCGCCCTCGCCCTCGCGACGGAGGGGAAGCGCACGCTCCTCGTCGAGGTCGAAGGCAGACAGGGCATCGCACAGCTCTTCGAGACGGAGGCGCTTCCCTACGAGGAGCGCAAGATCGCCGTGGCTCCGGGCGGCGGCGAGGTGTACGCGCTGGCGATCGACGCCGAGCGCGCGCTCCTCGACTACCTCCAGATGTTCTACAAACTGGGCGGCGCGGGCCGCGCGCTGAAGAAGCTCGGCGCGATCGACTTCGCGACGACGATAGCCCCGGGGGTGCGGGACGTCCTGCTCACCGGGAAGGCGTGCGAGGCGGTCCGCCGGCGGGACCGGGACGGCCGTCCGGTCTACGACCACGTGGTGATGGACGCGCCGCCGACGGGCCGCGTCACCCGCTTCCTCAACGTGAACGACGAGGTGGCCGGGCTGGCGAGGATCGGCCCGATACACAACCAGGCGCAGGCGGTGATGGGGGTCCTCAAGTCCCCCGAGACGGCGGTGCACCTGGTGACGCTCCTGGAGGAGATGCCGGTCCAGGAGACGGCGGACGGCGTCGCCGAACTGCGCGCGGCGGGGCTGCCGGTGGGCCGGGTGGTGGTGAACATGCTCCGCCCGCAGGTGCTGGACGAGGCGGCGGTACGGGCCGCCTCCGGCGACCGCCGCGAGGCGATCGCGCGGACGCTGGCCTCGGCCGGTGTCGCGGGCGGCGCCGGGCTCGTGGAGCCGCTGCTGGACCAGGCGGCCGAGCACGCGCGCCGGGTGGAGCTGGAGCGGGCCCAGCGGGCGGTCCTGGACGGCGTCGGCGTGCCCGCGTACGAGCTGCCGTACCTGGGCGACGGGGCGGACATCGCGGGCCTCTACCGGCTGGCGAAGGAACTGCGGAGGCAAGGGGTGGGTGCGGCGTGA